atatataatatatataatgtatatataagtatatacaatatgcttttttttgttttttttaaaacagcAACTAGTTTGTGTTTGATTTTTGTATTATCACCATTATCATTACTTggttaatattttgttttgttttattttggtatattttatcatattttgttttacttagCTTTAATTTGCTATATTAtgctatattttgttataatttgctatatattttgttttatttggctttattttactatattttgctatattttgctatattttgctatattttgctatattttgttataatttgctatattttattttttattgtattattttattttacgttatttcacctttttttttatgtcaaTACATACAAGTTTGATAAAATAGTGAAGTTAGCGAACTTGAGATTGGAAATATGTCCATATACAAATGgcttgtaaaaataaatagcaaGCTAAGCTGAAAAAAGCATACAAGACAAGCACGCACGGCAGACAAAACTTTGTATGTCATTCGTGAGAAGTGTACCTTGGCAGTAATTTATCAGCTTTTCTGCTTTGCTATTTTGTTCTTTGTTCTTTGTTCTTTGCTTTGTGCTTTTTGCTTTTTGCTATTTGCTATTTGCTATTTGCTATTTGCTTTTTGCTATTTACTTTTTGCTTTTTGCTTTTTGCTATTTACTTTTTGCTTTTTGCTATTTGCTTTTTGCTATTTGCTTTTTGCTATTTACTTTTTGCTATTTACTTtttgccattttttttttttttttttttgtgataaAGTTATTTGACGATTAAGAAGcaaaggaatattttttcaagtgATAGATTTCAAAGCAAGAAGAGATATGATGTATTTGTCTAATTAAGTTAAATGCCATTAATACAAAGGTGCACTGTGAGTAGTGAGTCTTGACTCCATATGAGAGAGGGTTTGGACCCTGCCATGATGCCCCAAGGTGTAcaatatatgtgtgcatttaggtatacacatatgtatttagGTATGCATTTaggtatgtatgcatatgtacgcATTTAGGTAGgtatgcatatgtacgcATTTaggtatgtatgcatatgtactCATTTaggtatgtatgcatatgtacgcattaatgtatgtatgtgtatatacgaAGGCGTGTATGGTTGCACGAGCATGTGTATACATAGTTAGGCATACGCCTGAACAGTGTTTCATTTTACACGCCAGTTAGCAGAAAGCACATTTAATGacgaaaatttaaaaatagaacaaaagaaataatggAAGGTTCATTAGAAGTAATTGGAGAAGGAAATAAGATGATTGTACTACGAACAAATGATGAAGAAAAGGGggaaaatgtaataaatgtAACAAATAATggcagtatatatatagtaagtAGGCTATTGGGtattactactatttatTCAGGCCTGTTATATAATGgcaattttgttttgtaCACGTGTTGTGATTTACTTAAGcacatacatttttatagctatatttttttaaaatattcagttataaaaataatgaaagaaaatgaagcaaaaaatttaaatataattttgcaGTATTATTGGGTTAAGAAATTATGTCATGAGAAGATTCAAATTTTTGAAGATAATTTATTAGCTAACAATAATTTTGTCGTTTTCAATTcttattttacaaatttcataaaaagtacattttataaataccaTAATCCATGGAAGGTGAAcgaatatattaacaaaatgaaaacatatataatacataatatagaCATATTTTTAACCTATTTTTTGCATAATTGGGAAAAAATAGCACAAGATTTATATGATGACATAAAAGTATTTGTTAAGTATATgagtaagaaaaaaaatatagtttatattaagaaatatatagttacatatgtaaaaaatataaacgtTCATGAAATAATTCggaatattataatttattttaatcagtatatacatattcttaaggacaaaaaaaaaaaaaaaaaaaagatttctACAAACAAGTATTTATTTGAATcgttttataataattataattttacgtatcgtaataattcaaaaaaaaataatattggcTATGTggaagaaaatttatttttcattcctCTGTACTTGTGTAGAGATCTCGAAAAGTGTGAAGGTGGTCCATTGAGCGAGTTAAAAGGGGAGGGAAAAGAGGAGAGAAAAGATGATGGACAGAATGATGCACAGAATGATGCACAAAATGATGCACAGAATGATGCACAAAATGTTGCACAAAATGTTGGACAAAATGATGCACAGAATGATGGACAAAATGAGGACGAGCAAAGTGGCAATACACCATTTTGCACACCCGCCAATTCGTGTATTTTGGAAGAAacaaattcaaataaaacgAATGAGCTTCCAAACATATGGAGCGATAATCTTCCTTCAAATTGCACTATTggtgaaaaaaagaaaaaagaattttcttacaaatacataagtgttgagataaaattaaaatgtggTATGGCAGATTATTGTAACATGTTTGATAGGTATAATATGCAACagcttataaaattaaaaaataaaagtagtaAATATTTGTCCTTATATGTACCAAGTACCTTTTTTCATATGCATTATTGGGatgtttttacaaatttaaattatatttttttatttaaaagtaaCAATATTAacttgtatataaataataaaagatatataaacaCGTCTCTTCACACGTTTAATCattttagtaattttttttacgacTACGCTTTTCATGTGCCAAAAAATGATACTCTTATCTCGTAtttcaattatttaaatgagcAAAAAGGGAATAAAGGAATAGGAATAGGAGGATTAGGAGGAGAGAGGTACCCATATTCTGAGGATGACGATTATGTCCACATTACGGTCAAAGAAAAAGACAATATGAAGAATATTGCTTGTTCAGGCAAAATgaacattttgaaaaaaaaaaacctgaACAAGCAAggtagaataaaaaattacatacatgttcataataaaaaaaccgatttaattatgaataattacacatttttattgAACAAAATgcaaatggaaaaaatgtgGAAAACAACATGGAATAAAACTTGGAAAGGTAGGAacaatttttacaatataatagACTATTGTCAGAAGAATTATATTCTTCCAGAGCATATAAATTACGCGTACaggaattatatatttagtaattatttttattttaagtacATTATATTCGGTTCGTACTATGACATCAGAGATATATTTCTCTCTTTAAGAAGAGGAGATTATCGAAATTCTTTGAGGAAGATAGTCTccttttttgatttatataaAGCTATGTACTATAcgaatataaaatgtttttgtaGAAATACAGTTTATTCACTTAAAAGGCGGTACTCAGTAATTTCtgagaataatttattaactgaaaaaataaattgcacATCAAGGAAGAAGGGAAATGTTTTACATAAACAAAACAACTTGGTCAACTTCAAATATTACAGAAGGTATTATAACAACGTACGAGGGtgttattttgaaaattttttcccattttatatgaaatatggatattatattaacatgAACAGGAGAAAAAGAGTTAcctattttaatatgtacaaTAATGTTAACACAAAACTGCTTAATGAGAAGCTTGTAAGAGTGAAGAAGCAGTATAATGAAATGTGTTACGTgtacaaaaatgtaaagacgaaattgaaaaatgaatatcttacaattatgaaaaatCAGTTTGAGATGAAAAgcaaattatgtaaaaattggctagtaaaaataaaaaacgaattattatatttatatgacaGAAAATTGAAGACTAATTTTtactacaatttttttataacgaataaattaaatttagtGGTGAAGGCCTATTTTCAGGTATGTAACTATTATTTAAGGGGTATTCTTAATGAAgtaaaagttatatatagGGAAAAAGGCTATGAGGAGCAGGTCAACAAGAACGTACGTTTAGTGTACTCGATGGTACTTGACTTTTTAAGGGGCAAATTCTACACTACTGGAAAAAGGAGCGGTACATGCAGTAGATATTGTAGTGTTGGCAGTGGTAGCACTAGTATGTGTTACcataattattacataaacaGCCTCCATCATAACAGAGGAAAGTGGGAGAATGTCGAATTagtagaaaatattttatggaACGTTAGAAGAAGATCAGCGCAAATGAATCCATTTGaaggaaatgaaaataacGAAAATTTAGTTTTGTTGTCAAGTATAAtaagaagagaaaaatacGTATTCTACAAAGTGCTATATTTTCAGTGTTTTAGTGCAGGACAAATTCAAATTGTTTATTGTATGATGGagcttattaaaatatttgagaaaatattttttttaaaaaaaagtgaagatattttttcaaattttaaatattacaacACAAGCTTGAAAAGCTTTTTTTGTGCTAACAAAAATGAGTATTTTAGAAGAAACAAATACCTAGCACAACTTGTCGATACGAAAAGAATTAAACGTTTATcagattatatttttttatcaaataatattttttgtgacaaaaaaaatatgaacaaggaaggaaaaaagttcaaatacaaaaggaataataatataaaatattcttcatttatttatttacaaaatgtTCATTTCCTATTAGGCAATGAGCTATTAATTGAtgcattaaaaattattaacaagtTTACAGACGATTACTTTAGCTATCTAATAACTGAAATGAAATCAAACACAAGGaaattatatcatattttatatgatgaGGGTATTAACAATTTCAGGGAGAAGTATACTTGTAGTTCATACAAATCtagtatgaaaaaaaaaaaaaatagaaagaaaaaaatgaaagaaatttTAAGCAAAAACACTTTAATAACAACTCATCATTTCCATTACTTAACTAGCCAAGAATTTAAGGATCATGTTAATGCCGATAGCATTACATTtcagaagaagaaaaatatacatacaaaagcTTTGCAAATTTATAAGAAcatgatttattttgtttgcCGCTTTTTAATAAGCAAAACGTTTTGTGATAACAGTacaatttttaacatttattcGAGAGAGGATAATACGTATGATGGTGCAGATACTGTTGAACTGTTTAGAAAAAATCGATTCAAAATGTTAACCATCAGAAGGAGGAAGGGGAAGCAAAAGAACAAATCTGCTCCTGTTATTGCTTCTGATGCCGTGCCTACCGCCGCTTCTGTCTATTTGGGGGCTAATTTCCCAAAGGAGGGTATCTCGACAGGCATTAATCGAATCACTCAGAAGGGGAGGGTGCACATAAATGACTGTGCTATATCCTTTTCAAAGAGATATATTTCAAGAATTAAGTTTTTGTCTTATTCCTATCCTTCTCGAGCTGTAAACttgaagaaaagaaaagtgAAATGCactaaaaaattgaataaacaGTTAAAAAGAATGATGATAAATACCTATATTCCACAGACGAATAAGAAAGTCTTTTATCGTATAAGCATCATTGACATATCTATGAAATCGCTTAAAAAGATGGACTACTGGGAGAAGCAAATGAACGATATCATATCAGTATATGGCAGATTTTTCTCAAAATGATTTTTAAGTTTTAGTGTTTGTATTTTGTCAAACTGTTATGTTACACTTTGTAGTGTTTTATCAcactattatattatatgacgCTTTATAGTATTTTATCATACCTGATatattacacttttttttttttttgctttgttatttaatttttttttccacctTTGTTTAGTTTATCATCCAGTGAACAAGCAGAGCTGCTTATTCGGCcctacttttttatttgtgtttttatttgtttatgttttttcctattttatttaatatttttagtagAAACGtccaaattttttgtaaCCACATCTTCCCacctcctttttttatattttcaaaaacaaagaaaaaagaaaaaaaaaaaaccaacTCGTATAGCATTTTAAAGACATGAACAAGCGTTTATTAGTTCATGTTTATGGCTAATTTGTggcttatttaatttttttgttttttttatcttatatatatatatatgtcctCCTCACTCCTATTGTTTCCATATAGCTTTAATGTAATGAACAACTGCTAATTATTTTCATGACTTGTTCATGCCCTTTTCCTAGctacaaatacaaaaattatgtgtgtatttatacatataatactaTATTGGTGGGTAGGATAACCTTTGTTCATGGGCTTTTCCTTCTATTTGTAATAACATACAAGTGGAGaaaggaatatattttttcctttttgtggAATATTGAAaaggggaaaataaaaagtaaggGAAGGGTGAAGATGCTTCCATCATAGAAATGGTCAAAAATTAAGTTCGgacaataattaaaaaaaaaaaaaaaaaaattaaaagtaaaggtaaaaataaaaataaaagtaaaggtaaaaataaaagtaaaggtaaaaataaaagtaaaagtaaaggtaaaaataaaaataaaagtaaaggtaaaaataaaaataaaagtaaaattaaaggtaaaaataaaagtaaaggtaaaagtaaaagtaaAGGTAAAAGTAAAGGTAAAAGTAAAGGTAAAAGTATAAGagaaagcaaaaaataaatacttatGCTTAAACTTAAAACACGTTTTATCCGAACTGCCTTGTTAGCACTGTAGTATCAGTTGAAATTATTCATGCGagaccaaaaaaaaaaaaaaaaaagtttagtACTGAAAAGTAGCCCctttttaaacatataaaataatgtacatataaatgtgtacgctacatatacatgtgctTATTGTAAGGTGATATTGAAAACTCGTATTCAGTAACTAACTCACTGTTATATGGcccatataatttattcctttttacgttaaatgttatacatatgcttgcttttcttaaaaacatttttacaaattatacAAAAGTATATATGATCATCCTTTTTGGGGTGGTGATGGGACAGATTTATTTTCCTACTGTTAGTACatattagtaataatgtGCTAACGACAAGTATATTCACTGAAGTTTGAGTAGTGAgaagtaatttttatttatatttttaagcagcatttttgaaaaaagaagaaaaaacacAAAACGAAGATCAACAATAAATGATCAACAATAGATGATCAACAATAGATGATCAACAATAGATGATCAACAATAGATGGTCAACAATAGATGATCAACAATAAATGATCAACAATAGATGATCAACAATAGATGATCAACAATAGATGATCAACAATAGATGATCAACAATAGATGGTCAACAATAGATGATCAACAATAGATGATCAACAATAGATGATCAACAATAAATGATCAACAATAGATGATCAACAATAGATGATCAACAATAGATGATCAACAATAGATGATCAACAATAGATGATCAACAATAAATGATCAACAATAAATGATTAATGTTAACGATTAGGGTCAACGATTAAGGTCAACGATTAACGTCATTGATAATAAAGAACTAACTtccctttttcatttaatttataacaatgcataataagtaaaaatagtgtaattaaaaaaagtaaaacaaaaaaaaaaaaaaaaaaaaaagctacaGCATGAGCGAGAGCAAGGGaagaattaaattaaaaataaatttaggCAATGATGAGGAcagtataaataattataccaGTAGTGATccaattttgaaaaaaaaaaagaaaagctcTACTCTTTTAAGTGATTCAGataaaagtaaagaaaatttaaaagatgaAGATAATAATAGTTGTGGGTCAGACAAAAgattaaaagataataatttagaaaaaaaaattatatcgaTCATATCCAAATTAACTAAAATAGCTTGTAtatgtgaaaataaaaaaaacaaccTGAACagcaataatattaacaacagtaataataacagtattaataatagtaacactaatagcaataataatagtaacaactATAGTAACAACtatagtaacaataacaataacaataacaataatagtaatagtaatagcaataagaacaataatagtaatagtaatactaATAGTGAGAGCGGGAAAATTTGCAAGAAACTCATTAAACAGATGTATAAATACGAAAAATGCCTAAATAACCTAAATAACTTCATCAATGATAATAACAATTGCTTAGATGATATAACATTTCCTAATGGTTTAATAAAAGCTGTTGACAATTATATGAGTGCCGATGCGTGGGCTTACGAGTACTTATTGGTTGAATGTAAAAAACAGAATGACAAATACAGAAATATTATACAGAATATATCCACATTTGATAGCACGTTGAGgtacaaaataattaatgaagGTGTAGGTAACAAATTAACTATGCCTATCTATGCCCCTGTTGCGGgtgataaattaaattttttaagtgaaggatataaaaattattacaaaaatgtgCACATACCTAAAGAGCTAGCCGAGCCTTTTTTCGAAGatgtaaaaagaagaaaaacgGGGGCTGGATTGGACACAGCACAGGAAGAGGAGattaaaacatatacaaCACTTACAACGGGACGTTAAATATTTTCcgtctctttttttttttttttttttttttattctaacTGGTTAAAAAAAGACGTAATCATGGAGTGAAAAATAAGTAATCcgaaatatacatttttgcaaaatataaaaaaaagaaattaaggAATAAGGAGATTAGGCGTGTTACGGCTTTGATGTAATTTGGCATGTACGCCCGTTCACGCCCGTGGATATTCCCTTGTAGTTATTCATCCGCATTGCCATATTTACACTAATTTTTTTGCAACACGTATTTGCACATTTTACTTCCTTTTCCATGATAGATTTCCTGTTGCACGTGAGTTAACCCGGATGCTAACTTAATTGCTTTgcatctttttctttttttgttcaaaTTGTTAAGAatcattcatatatttttaaatcagtgtaaatataaaacgcATGATGCATCGAGAATTAAGCTCCTATATGTAACTATTGCAGAGAGAAACTACTTCAGCATTAGAACAtctcttttaatatttttattttgttaatatatgaaGAAGAATTACACCATTACaccatttttaaattagaaaatgtaaaaggaTGAAAAATAGACACAATATGTTTTATCCGACTTATGTTTAGAGCATCTATTCTCGTTTGTTTTAGATCATTACGAGTAAATATCatgaaaaacatatatgttatacgtttacataaaatttgaaaataatttatattatgcgCACAAAATGTTAATCATGAAAAAgacctttttatttttactttttattttttctttacttttcaaataaaatcaGGATGTgctagaaaatttttttgggTGCTGTAGGTATATACATCTATACTTATGGCAAAATAGTGGGTTGTTACGCGTGGGTATCCGATCGGAAATGCCAATGCTGCTGCACCAATGTAAACAATGCAACTGATATTACTAGCAGTGCTATGAATGATGCTACGAACTATGCTACCACTGCTACTACTTACTACGTACGTTGCTACATGTGCTTTCGCTTTTATTTCCGTAAATACACCTACGTACCAGCCCTGTCCCTCTCTAAAGCTAATTTTTACCGAATCCACCTCTGTCAACGAGTGCAATTGAAGATCTTtcattatgtacatatatattgcaCTTACAtgtgttacatatatataaatatatattacgcTTATAAGgaggaaaaattataataaataataagtcATGCTAATTTATCTGTATGTATAGTAGCACTTAAGTGCTCATATTTCTTTGAAATACGGATGggtaaacatttttaaaaataaaaaaataaactcttattatttatactatttttatttactttagACAAGATTGACgaattttgaaaaagatcattcagaattaaaaaaaaaaaaaggagaacaAAAGAGATCAATATAGAACAACAgagaagaaatataaaaaaatgttcacaTACAATTTTGcaattattattcttttactTAGTCGGATCGAACAATTTAACGGAACATGCGGTAATAATTtacgtaattttttttttttttttccctcctctgtttaattttctttttttctccccTCTCCCACCAATTTACACAAAAATGATCGTGCCATTGTATAAGGGATAAAATCCTACCGctcataaatgaatatacataatgGCATCATACtgatatatttgtgtatatatatatatatatatatatatatatagtacatgtataaagtgtatttatatatgcatccAGTACTAATAATCATAACATATTGcggtaaaaaaatatcccATCTTCAATGTAACACGTTTATATAcaggaacaaaaaaaaaaaaaaataaaaaaaaaaatggaacatAACTTCAAACAATTTTCATATACaattgtatttaaaaaaaaataagaaaggCACAAGCTGTTAAATGATATAGTAAGttcatcctttttttatgttaatatggATACTTGTACACAAATGTAACTCaatgtacatatacgcaTACGTTCGCATATGAACTTACATGTAAACATAAACAAGGGTATgcacacatacatgtacattaaCATGAATGATTAATAAACATTTCATATATGTTCTTCCTCTATACAagcacatacgtacataaaaacatacctatatgtaaacatatatacttcaatacatatatacgtatatacatacatgcatacatacatatatacacaatatACCTATGCTTACGCTTAAGTGCATTCACTCATGTGTAGGTAATTGTGTCGCAAACGTGTAAATATGTATCTGCAATTTTAACTTGTTTTTCATAACGTCTATTCAGACATATATGCTTTCacagagaaataaaaaaaaaaataaataaataaacgaataaataaacgaataaataaacgaataaataaacgaataaataaacgaataaataaatgaataaataaataaatgcatatatggatgaataaataagtgcatatatgaatgaataaataaatgcatatatgaatgaataaataaatgcatacatgaatgaataaataaatgcatacatgaatgaataaataaatgcatacatgaatgaataaataaatgcatacatgaatgaataaataaatgcatatatgaatgaataaataaatgtataaatgaatgaataaataaatgtataaatgaatgaataaataaatgcataaatgaatgaataaataaatgaacaaataaataaagtacatataaaaatatgaaacgACAAAAAAGATGAACAGATGAAAAGTTTTCTTTCCCATACTGAGATATAAAACGCTACATAAAAGCTTCCATTTTGTACATAAACGATCgcttttttatatgattgTCCTGTcctctttatttattaatcatttaaatatttcattctttaaaaaattgcttgcaatgtttatataacgttttaattctaatttattttttcttttttaaaagaaccTTTAAAACTTGCAAAATAGGGtacatatgttttatttcattttcgtGATATAgaatatttgattttttttttctttccatttttctttccatttttctttccttttttctttccatttttctttccttttttctttccttttttctttccttttttctttttttttttttttttttttttttctttttatctttccTGCTCCTTTCTATTTTTCCCTTCTTCGAGTTCTTTTTCacgttctttttttttacctctttttttagttaagaatatacatgaacaagcaataatttacaattaacttttttattttttaattaaatttatgcattaaattatgtattcctgaaatatgttttattacaATGATATGGGAGAGATGTTCGTCTGACTATAACCCCATtagtatatgtacatgtgtataggtatatatatatatatatatacatacaaagtTTTTGTTTACGCTTACATACTATTTCTTATACGTGAACTACTTGACAAgcagttttattattatgcatatacataagtacacatgtacacatatatatatttacaaatacaGTAGAATTATAGAGGGGGAATACTACGTAGTgttataacaattttttttcttttttttaaaaacatacatgttcataagattatataaaatttacgcacaattatttatgtatatatatacgtatacatatatgtacatatgaatacatatatgtacgtacaatacattttttttattatatatatctctttttttttatactttttttatttgaacatttttcatttcacgTTACTAcgtttcattttataaacttgcaataaatgttttcatttttccttttagttttagtaatttttcttacatatacattttacatatatattatataattatattatatatttattacatattttcagtaaaaatatttacatgtacacGTTCATGTTTTTCGTAAAGATATTAGCCATCcctgaaaaatgaaaagtcgTGAAAGTAGTAAacattatgtataataaacttttacgctcattatatttatacatgtacatacatatgtatatatgcattatatatgtgtattgtAAACTTActttttgataattttaacTGAGCCAAGAATATTAGCAAGTTAACGAGTATACacaaaatatacatgtacatgtatgtatatatatatatatatatatatatatatcatattaacGCTTATCCATACATGTTCACATACGTTCATGCATATTTACACTTGATCGtatgttcataattattcTTATGTACATACGTTTATGTGCAGTACTTggttcttttaaaataactgCTGAAGGTGAATtgattaataaatttttggtattactattattacctCACTAGTTTATGTTTGTACATgtacgtgtacatatatttatatatgtatacatttttgcatatataaacttataaaaaaagtgtacatatatatatatatatatatgtacgtgtacaCGCagaaattatacataaatatatatatatatttatttattttattatttataatattatacttataattatgtacgtacaattttaaatagttttacttttttaaaatttttgaaaaccatttctaaaaaaaaaaaaaaaattatatatgtatatatatatatatatatatatatatatatatatatgtataagtaaaaatagaaaaaactgatttaataatgaataataaatcagaatttataaacattaaaatagaaaatttgaacaaacaatataataaggagaaaataagtaataaaaGATTTCGAGAGCACAgcaatttaataaatgaaaagattAAGAAAGTTCTGagcattaataataatagtaacagtagtagtagtaactgtaaaagtaataattatagtaatagtaacacCAACCAAGCTAATCAGAATTGTAATGTAAacacatttaaatataaaacaatttttcatCAAAGCAATTTCATTAAATCGCTAAAAGTAATGGAGAATAAAGaagggaaaagaaaaaattttttgaaaaattggaatataaattacttatcaaataatttcaatcattttattaaacatatCGACACG
This genomic interval from Plasmodium brasilianum strain Bolivian I chromosome 1, whole genome shotgun sequence contains the following:
- a CDS encoding mediator of RNA polymerase II transcription subunit 10, yielding MSESKGRIKLKINLGNDEDSINNYTSSDPILKKKKKSSTLLSDSDKSKENLKDEDNNSCGSDKRLKDNNLEKKIISIISKLTKIACICENKKNNLNSNNINNSNNNSINNSNTNSNNNSNNYSNNYSNNNNNNNNNSNSNSNKNNNSNSNTNSESGKICKKLIKQMYKYEKCLNNLNNFINDNNNCLDDITFPNGLIKAVDNYMSADAWAYEYLLVECKKQNDKYRNIIQNISTFDSTLRYKIINEGVGNKLTMPIYAPVAGDKLNFLSEGYKNYYKNVHIPKELAEPFFEDVKRRKTGAGLDTAQEEEIKTYTTLTTGR
- a CDS encoding hypothetical protein (conserved Plasmodium protein); translation: MEGSLEVIGEGNKMIVLRTNDEEKGENVINVTNNGSIYIVSRLLGITTIYSGLLYNGNFVLYTCCDLLKHIHFYSYIFLKYSVIKIMKENEAKNLNIILQYYWVKKLCHEKIQIFEDNLLANNNFVVFNSYFTNFIKSTFYKYHNPWKVNEYINKMKTYIIHNIDIFLTYFLHNWEKIAQDLYDDIKVFVKYMSKKKNIVYIKKYIVTYVKNINVHEIIRNIIIYFNQYIHILKDKKKKKKKISTNKYLFESFYNNYNFTYRNNSKKNNIGYVEENLFFIPLYLCRDLEKCEGGPLSELKGEGKEERKDDGQNDAQNDAQNDAQNDAQNVAQNVGQNDAQNDGQNEDEQSGNTPFCTPANSCILEETNSNKTNELPNIWSDNLPSNCTIGEKKKKEFSYKYISVEIKLKCGMADYCNMFDRYNMQQLIKLKNKSSKYLSLYVPSTFFHMHYWDVFTNLNYIFLFKSNNINLYINNKRYINTSLHTFNHFSNFFYDYAFHVPKNDTLISYFNYLNEQKGNKGIGIGGLGGERYPYSEDDDYVHITVKEKDNMKNIACSGKMNILKKKNLNKQGRIKNYIHVHNKKTDLIMNNYTFLLNKMQMEKMWKTTWNKTWKGRNNFYNIIDYCQKNYILPEHINYAYRNYIFSNYFYFKYIIFGSYYDIRDIFLSLRRGDYRNSLRKIVSFFDLYKAMYYTNIKCFCRNTVYSLKRRYSVISENNLLTEKINCTSRKKGNVLHKQNNLVNFKYYRRYYNNVRGCYFENFFPFYMKYGYYINMNRRKRVTYFNMYNNVNTKLLNEKLVRVKKQYNEMCYVYKNVKTKLKNEYLTIMKNQFEMKSKLCKNWLVKIKNELLYLYDRKLKTNFYYNFFITNKLNLVVKAYFQVCNYYLRGILNEVKVIYREKGYEEQVNKNVRLVYSMVLDFLRGKFYTTGKRSGTCSRYCSVGSGSTSMCYHNYYINSLHHNRGKWENVELVENILWNVRRRSAQMNPFEGNENNENLVLLSSIIRREKYVFYKVLYFQCFSAGQIQIVYCMMELIKIFEKIFFLKKSEDIFSNFKYYNTSLKSFFCANKNEYFRRNKYLAQLVDTKRIKRLSDYIFLSNNIFCDKKNMNKEGKKFKYKRNNNIKYSSFIYLQNVHFLLGNELLIDALKIINKFTDDYFSYLITEMKSNTRKLYHILYDEGINNFREKYTCSSYKSSMKKKKNRKKKMKEILSKNTLITTHHFHYLTSQEFKDHVNADSITFQKKKNIHTKALQIYKNMIYFVCRFLISKTFCDNSTIFNIYSREDNTYDGADTVELFRKNRFKMLTIRRRKGKQKNKSAPVIASDAVPTAASVYLGANFPKEGISTGINRITQKGRVHINDCAISFSKRYISRIKFLSYSYPSRAVNLKKRKVKCTKKLNKQLKRMMINTYIPQTNKKVFYRISIIDISMKSLKKMDYWEKQMNDIISVYGRFFSK